The proteins below are encoded in one region of Coffea arabica cultivar ET-39 chromosome 4c, Coffea Arabica ET-39 HiFi, whole genome shotgun sequence:
- the LOC113738998 gene encoding protein MICRORCHIDIA 6-like isoform X2: protein MREECVDLVPQTFRLHCVGKESEENKNSSALSAGNSGTSAVDEEQSLVDDSSLCSTSPIGSAPLCRQFWKAGSYDDTLSTKPSLQKGANYLHIHPKFLHSNATSHKWAFGAIAELLDNAIDEIQNGATVVIVDKILNPRDGSSALCIQDDGGGMDPEAMRRCLSFGFSDKKSNSAIGQYGNGFKTSSMRLGADVIVFSRCKKNRKLTQSVGLLSYTFLTQTGHDRIVVPMLDYEFNTQSNMWDKLSNTQCINNLPLLLRWSPYSTEAELLKQFDDVGQHGTKVIIFSLWYTDDGQMELDFESDPEDIRISEVANTNKKSARMMVASEQHLANRLRFSLRGTVVTAIGFLKEAPLVNIHGFNVYHKNRLILPFWHVVSYSDSRGRGVVGVLEANFIQPTHNKQDFEKTPVFQKLESRLKEMTREYWDYHCQLIGYQPRKARAMTFQASSDSGKNDGIYQPVQLTRDDLASDCNLQKGAPSKRKESNHLVEPDRVRRKVGIGANATVCNQENLRAGVATDELKSGEAANLIQENRKLQAQCLEFEKTVEELNLKAARLRVELGEARREHSRLLAEFKLVEKVKEEKSNAH from the exons ATGCGAGAAGAGTGTGTTGATTTAGTCCCTCAAACATTCAGGCTCCATTGTGTAGGGAAAGAAtctgaagaaaacaaaaattcaaGTGCTTTAAGTGCTGGAAATTCTGGCACAAGTGCTGTGGATGAAGAACAATCATTAGTTGATGACTCAAGCCTTTGTTCAACATCACCAATAGGTTCGGCGCCACTTTGTCGCCAGTTCTGGAAAGCTGGAAGCTATGATGACACACTTTCTACTAAGCCCAGCCTTCAAA AAGGTGCAAATTACCTGCATATACACCCCAAGTTCCTCCACTCCAATGCTACTTCACATAAATGGGCCTTTGGTG CAATAGCAGAGCTGCTTGACAATGCTATTGATGAG ATCCAAAATGGGGCAACTGTGGTCATTGTAGATAAAATACTGAATCCAAGAGATGGAAGTTCAGCTCTGTGCATACAAG ATGATGGTGGAGGAATGGATCCCGAAGCTATGCGGCGTTGCCTGAGTTTTGGCTTTTCAGATAAGAAGTCAAACTCAGCTATTGGCCAGT ATGGAAATGGGTTTAAAACCAGCTCTATGAGACTTGGGGCAGATGTTATCGTGTTCAGCCGTTGTAAGAAAAACAG GAAATTGACACAAAGCGTTGGGCTTCTATCTTATACATTCTTGACACAAACTGGCCATGACCGAATAGTGGTGCCAATG TTAGATTATGAGTTTAACACCCAAAGCAACATGTGGGACAAATTAAGCAATACACAATGTATCAATAATCTTCCATTGTTGCTGCGCTGGTCTCCATATTCGACAGAAGCAGAGCTTCTGAAGCAA TTTGATGACGTTGGCCAACATGGCACAAAGGTCATAATCTTTAGCTTATGGTATACAGATGATGGCCAAATGGAGCTCGATTTTGAATCAGATCCTGAG GATATTCGTATTTCTGAAGTAGcaaatacaaacaaaaaaagtGCAAGAATGATGGTAGCAAGTGAGCAGCATCTTGCTAACCGTCTTCGCTTTTCACTCCGT GGAACGGTTGTTACTGCAATTGGCTTTCTTAAGGAAGCTCCACTGGTCAACATTCATGGTTTCAATGTCTACCATAAGAATCGGTTAATATTG CCATTTTGGCATGTGGTTAGCTACTCTGACAGCAGAGGCAGGGGTGTCGTTG GCGTTCTAGAAGCAAATTTTATTCAGCCAACACACAATAAACAGGACTTTGAGAAGACTCCTGTCTTTCAGAAGCTTGAAAGCCGTTTAAAAGAAATGACACGGGAATACTG GGACTATCATTGTCAACTCATTGGCTATCAGCCAAGAAAAGCTAGGGCAATGACCTTTCAGGCTTCATCTGATTCAGGAAAGAATGATGGAATTTATCAACCTGTACAGTTAACCAGAGATGACTTAGCTAGTGATTGTAACTTACAAAAAG GAGCACCCTCTAAAAGGAAAGAGAGCAATCATCTTGTGGAACCTGACAGGGTGAGAAGAAAGGTTGGTATAGGAGCCAATGCAACAGTATGCAATCAGGAAAATCTG CGTGCTGGTGTTGCAACAGATGAGTTAAAAAGCGGGGAGGCTGCTAACTTGATTCAAGAAAACAGAAAGCTCCAGGCTCA ATGCTTGGAGTTTGAGAAAACGGTGGAAGAACTTAATCTCAAG GCGGCTCGCCTTAGGGTAGAATTGGGAGAGGCGCGGCGCGAGCATTCTCGCTTGCTGGCTGAATTTAAGTTGGTAGAGAAAGTCAAGGAAGAAAAATCTAATGCACATTAG
- the LOC113738998 gene encoding protein MICRORCHIDIA 6-like isoform X1, producing the protein MREECVDLVPQTFRLHCVGKESEENKNSSALSAGNSGTSAVDEEQSLVDDSSLCSTSPIGSAPLCRQFWKAGSYDDTLSTKPSLQKGANYLHIHPKFLHSNATSHKWAFGAIAELLDNAIDEIQNGATVVIVDKILNPRDGSSALCIQDDGGGMDPEAMRRCLSFGFSDKKSNSAIGQYGNGFKTSSMRLGADVIVFSRCKKNRKLTQSVGLLSYTFLTQTGHDRIVVPMLDYEFNTQSNMWDKLSNTQCINNLPLLLRWSPYSTEAELLKQFDDVGQHGTKVIIFSLWYTDDGQMELDFESDPEDIRISEVANTNKKSARMMVASEQHLANRLRFSLRAYLSILYLRVPENFCMMLRGKCVQYHSIANDLKFPEFILYKPQSGGCKEGTVVTAIGFLKEAPLVNIHGFNVYHKNRLILPFWHVVSYSDSRGRGVVGVLEANFIQPTHNKQDFEKTPVFQKLESRLKEMTREYWDYHCQLIGYQPRKARAMTFQASSDSGKNDGIYQPVQLTRDDLASDCNLQKGAPSKRKESNHLVEPDRVRRKVGIGANATVCNQENLRAGVATDELKSGEAANLIQENRKLQAQCLEFEKTVEELNLKAARLRVELGEARREHSRLLAEFKLVEKVKEEKSNAH; encoded by the exons ATGCGAGAAGAGTGTGTTGATTTAGTCCCTCAAACATTCAGGCTCCATTGTGTAGGGAAAGAAtctgaagaaaacaaaaattcaaGTGCTTTAAGTGCTGGAAATTCTGGCACAAGTGCTGTGGATGAAGAACAATCATTAGTTGATGACTCAAGCCTTTGTTCAACATCACCAATAGGTTCGGCGCCACTTTGTCGCCAGTTCTGGAAAGCTGGAAGCTATGATGACACACTTTCTACTAAGCCCAGCCTTCAAA AAGGTGCAAATTACCTGCATATACACCCCAAGTTCCTCCACTCCAATGCTACTTCACATAAATGGGCCTTTGGTG CAATAGCAGAGCTGCTTGACAATGCTATTGATGAG ATCCAAAATGGGGCAACTGTGGTCATTGTAGATAAAATACTGAATCCAAGAGATGGAAGTTCAGCTCTGTGCATACAAG ATGATGGTGGAGGAATGGATCCCGAAGCTATGCGGCGTTGCCTGAGTTTTGGCTTTTCAGATAAGAAGTCAAACTCAGCTATTGGCCAGT ATGGAAATGGGTTTAAAACCAGCTCTATGAGACTTGGGGCAGATGTTATCGTGTTCAGCCGTTGTAAGAAAAACAG GAAATTGACACAAAGCGTTGGGCTTCTATCTTATACATTCTTGACACAAACTGGCCATGACCGAATAGTGGTGCCAATG TTAGATTATGAGTTTAACACCCAAAGCAACATGTGGGACAAATTAAGCAATACACAATGTATCAATAATCTTCCATTGTTGCTGCGCTGGTCTCCATATTCGACAGAAGCAGAGCTTCTGAAGCAA TTTGATGACGTTGGCCAACATGGCACAAAGGTCATAATCTTTAGCTTATGGTATACAGATGATGGCCAAATGGAGCTCGATTTTGAATCAGATCCTGAG GATATTCGTATTTCTGAAGTAGcaaatacaaacaaaaaaagtGCAAGAATGATGGTAGCAAGTGAGCAGCATCTTGCTAACCGTCTTCGCTTTTCACTCCGT GCATACCTGTCCATCTTGTATTTGCGAGTCCCAGAAAACTTCTGCATGATGTTGCGTGGAAAATGTGTTCAATATCATAGTATTGCTAATGATTTGAAGTTTCCGGAATTCATCTTATACAAACCTCAAAGTGGTGGATGTAAAGAG GGAACGGTTGTTACTGCAATTGGCTTTCTTAAGGAAGCTCCACTGGTCAACATTCATGGTTTCAATGTCTACCATAAGAATCGGTTAATATTG CCATTTTGGCATGTGGTTAGCTACTCTGACAGCAGAGGCAGGGGTGTCGTTG GCGTTCTAGAAGCAAATTTTATTCAGCCAACACACAATAAACAGGACTTTGAGAAGACTCCTGTCTTTCAGAAGCTTGAAAGCCGTTTAAAAGAAATGACACGGGAATACTG GGACTATCATTGTCAACTCATTGGCTATCAGCCAAGAAAAGCTAGGGCAATGACCTTTCAGGCTTCATCTGATTCAGGAAAGAATGATGGAATTTATCAACCTGTACAGTTAACCAGAGATGACTTAGCTAGTGATTGTAACTTACAAAAAG GAGCACCCTCTAAAAGGAAAGAGAGCAATCATCTTGTGGAACCTGACAGGGTGAGAAGAAAGGTTGGTATAGGAGCCAATGCAACAGTATGCAATCAGGAAAATCTG CGTGCTGGTGTTGCAACAGATGAGTTAAAAAGCGGGGAGGCTGCTAACTTGATTCAAGAAAACAGAAAGCTCCAGGCTCA ATGCTTGGAGTTTGAGAAAACGGTGGAAGAACTTAATCTCAAG GCGGCTCGCCTTAGGGTAGAATTGGGAGAGGCGCGGCGCGAGCATTCTCGCTTGCTGGCTGAATTTAAGTTGGTAGAGAAAGTCAAGGAAGAAAAATCTAATGCACATTAG